One Ricinus communis isolate WT05 ecotype wild-type chromosome 1, ASM1957865v1, whole genome shotgun sequence DNA window includes the following coding sequences:
- the LOC8259912 gene encoding subtilisin-like protease SBT1.5: MGCFWSTIFIIFCVSSRIAFSEINTVQTFIVSVENSMKPVHFYELDQWYSSILKDLKSNSSVSIGHIYKTVFEGFSVELTPLQAQELGKRPEILGMFPEHIYQLQTTRSPEFLGLRNDSGGKSPSFLSEFGADVIIGMLDTGIWPELYSFRDDGLGPIPSTWKGECQGGEGFPKTLCNRKLIGVRYFTGANGDRQSGPNTARDTVGHGTHTASTAAGQAVTNASFLGTFARGTAVGIAPKARLAIYKVCTEIGCRGSDILAGFDKAVEDGVNVISVSLGSFYALPLIDDEVAIGSFGAMVKGIIVSASAGNSGPQTASVCNVAPWIITVGASSIDRKFPADLLLEDGGVISGVSLFNGAAFPENEYWPLIYAANASLNSSDASAYCDGSLDQELVSGKIVVCDTGMLSSPEKGLVVKASGGVGAVVANVKSWGLITDAYLTPGLSITDSGRRLLLDYMSSTPNPRAMMVFRGTQVGVKPAPVVAFFSSRGPNTRSMYVMKPDVIAPGVDILAGWSKVSPPSGLSEDKRSTEFNIISGTSMSCPHVSGIAALLKGSHSHWSPAMIKSAIMTTAYTHDQDGNPLLEDTTYGVSTAGDMGAGHVDPEKANDPGLVYDMTSDDYVDFLCASNLTQKEIKIITHRSVECKNIGNAWDLNYPAISVPFQASKPSIKEISVKRTVTHVEEGASSYSVEVKKPEDTDVTVDPPLLVFTSNGEKLSYTVRIVSKMQEIPSGEFKSEFGQLTWTDGTHRVTSPLVVTWYGDDDY; the protein is encoded by the coding sequence atGGGTTGCTTTTGGTCTACcattttcattatattttgtgTCTCCTCCCGTATTGCTTTCTCTGAGATCAACACTGTCCAAACTTTCATTGTTAGTGTTGAAAATTCCATGAAACCAGTTCACTTCTATGAGCTAGATCAATGGTATAGCTCTATACTGAAAGACCTCAAATCCAACTCTTCAGTTTCAATTGGCCACATCTATAAGACAGTATTTGAAGGCTTTTCCGTCGAGCTTACACCACTGCAAGCCCAAGAACTTGGAAAACGCCCTGAAATTCTTGGGATGTTTCCTGAACATATTTATCAACTCCAAACTACCAGGTCACCTGAGTTTCTTGGACTGCGAAATGATTCCGGCGGAAAAAGCCCGTCTTTCCTGTCAGAATTCGGTGCCGATGTTATTATCGGAATGCTCGACACTGGAATATGGCCAGAACTATATAGTTTTCGTGACGATGGCCTTGGTCCCATTCCTTCTACGTGGAAAGGAGAATGCCAAGGAGGAGAGGGATTTCCCAAAACCTTATGCAACAGAAAACTCATTGGCGTCCGCTACTTCACCGGAGCAAATGGAGACCGCCAATCTGGCCCCAATACAGCTAGAGACACTGTAGGCCATGGCACACACACGGCTTCTACCGCTGCAGGACAAGCGGTGACCAATGCTTCGTTTCTTGGTACTTTTGCAAGAGGCACTGCAGTGGGCATTGCACCCAAAGCAAGACTTGCAATTTATAAGGTGTGTACAGAGATTGGTTGCAGAGGCTCGGACATACTTGCTGGTTTTGACAAGGCCGTTGAAGATGGAGTCAATGTGATATCTGTATCCTTAGGGTCATTCTATGCCTTACCGTTGATTGATGATGAGGTGGCGATTGGCTCTTTTGGTGCAATGGTGAAAGGTATAATTGTATCAGCTTCAGCAGGCAATTCTGGTCCTCAAACCGCTTCCGTGTGTAATGTAGCACCATGGATAATCACCGTTGGGGCTAGTTCTATAGATAGGAAGTTCCCAGCTGATTTATTACTGGAAGATGGTGGCGTAATAAGTGGAGTATCTCTCTTCAACGGCGCTGCATTTCCTGAAAATGAATATTGGCCGTTGATTTACGCGGCAAATGCATCATTGAACTCTTCTGATGCCAGTGCTTACTGTGACGGATCCTTAGACCAAGAACTAGTGAGTGGCAAGATCGTAGTGTGTGATACTGGCATGCTGTCAAGTCCTGAAAAAGGTTTGGTTGTTAAGGCATCGGGAGGGGTTGGTGCTGTCGTTGCTAATGTAAAATCCTGGGGTTTAATAACTGATGCGTACTTGACTCCTGGATTGTCCATCACCGATTCAGGTCGTAGACTTCTTTTGGATTACATGTCCTCTACTCCTAATCCACGGGCTATGATGGTGTTCCGTGGGACACAGGTCGGGGTCAAACCTGCACCTGTGGTTGCTTTTTTCTCATCTCGTGGGCCCAACACTCGTTCTATGTATGTGATGAAGCCAGATGTGATTGCTCCAGGTGTCGACATCTTAGCCGGTTGGTCCAAAGTCTCTCCACCGTCTGGATTATCAGAAGATAAGCGGAGCACCGAATTCAATATAATATCTGGAACATCAATGTCCTGTCCACACGTATCAGGTATTGCTGCTCTTCTGAAAGGATCGCACAGCCACTGGTCACCTGCCATGATCAAATCAGCCATCATGACAACTGCGTATACACATGATCAAGATGGCAATCCGTTGTTAGAAGACACGACGTACGGTGTAAGTACTGCAGGGGATATGGGAGCTGGACACGTGGATCCAGAAAAAGCCAATGATCCAGGTCTTGTATACGATATGACTTCTGATGACTACGTGGATTTTCTATGTGCGTCGAATTTGACGCAAAAAGAGATAAAGATTATCACTCATAGATCAGTGGAATGCAAGAATATCGGAAACGCATGGGACCTAAACTATCCTGCGATTTCTGTTCCTTTCCAAGCATCAAAGCCCTCTATAAAAGAGATCTCAGTGAAGAGAACGGTGACACATGTTGAAGAAGGAGCGTCAAGCTACAGTGTGGAGGTCAAGAAACCAGAGGACACAGATGTAACTGTTGATCCTCCATTGCTGGTTTTCACAAGCAACGGGGAAAAACTGAGCTACACGGTTAGGATCGTGTCGAAGATGCAAGAAATACCGAGTGGGGAATTCAAGAGTGAGTTTGGGCAACTTACTTGGACGGATGGGACGCACCGAGTTACTTCGCCTTTGGTAGTGACATGGTATGGCGATGATgattattaa